aagttaatatagtttattttagttttagtttttgtaattatgtatcaATCCAGAAACTGTAGGCGATGCAAAGCTTTTGACCAGCTCTATTGAAAGTGATGAAATACAGAGTGGATGAGTAGACGGCACATGGTTACACACAAATTAAGTCCTTTCCAAAAATCGCAGCATGTTGAGTATTTAGTTTGGACCCAAAGCTCCTCAACAGATTTGTACCCAAACTTCAATCGAACCAATAGCTATCCTCGCTTTGGTTGCACTTATAACACCTGCCACTATCCCTCTTTAGCACAAAACGTGCGACAATATGATATTACCTCGACACGACTGTAAAAATAACTGTACTGCTATATTACACTAACCTGGCAATCACTGCTTTGTAACCCCGTTCTACCAGATACATTTACTGGAGCGCGCTAAACTAACTGAGAATACAGCTTATATGTAATTTGTGCTGCAGTTTATGAACATATCCTATTTTTATTCAAACTAACATAATGTACCACATGGAGTAAATACAATGTCCTACTATGTTGTAAACATATcctgcaaagaaaataataaaacaaaacacacacacaaaaagaacaaaacaatggAAGACATTAATATGTAacatgaaagaaaataataaattgctCCATCATCTCACATTTAATATGatgttgcatttatatatacgtgtgtgtccCGTGTAGGACATGTCTCACTGAAACAGgggtgtttatataaaaataaaaataaaataatagaaagtTTTGGTTGGACGGggtaaataacacacacacccatTTAAAACATGCTACTAATAGGAGGGCATGTATTATGGTAATGAAATTACaaattcattaaaattaaaaacagcatgtaGTTGAATGACCTCTGTGACTGCTATGCTAAAGTCAAatattttcactttctttttttcagcatcaaagttttttttttatttttgaaagctgaCAAGAACATATTCATTAAATCACTTGAGAAACCTGTGGTCTGTTATGTTGCTCCGAAGGTCACATGATGTGTGTAAATCAAGGGGCTCTCCATTGATTCCTGTCACTTTTAAAATGAACTCAGAGGGACAATTAACTGGGCACACAAGCTGCGGTAGGAAGTAGTTACCAATTATCTTTCCACACAGAGAAGAGCTACCGAACTGCGGGAATATCCAAAAGATCTGCAATCTCTTCACATAACATCTTAATGAAGCTTCTGCAGTTTCCAGCAATTGCTTTTGTCACAGTACAGAGCCATTCACTCGGCGTGCTTATGAAAAAGCACTACTAGCTCTATACCCGTGAACATTTGGAAAAAAGAGAATTAGTCCAGATGGAAAGAATTATACTTTTCTTGTTCAAGAAGCCTAgataaacattattaaacaggGTCTGTGTGGGCAAACTTTGCCACAAGATGGGTCGACCATAAAATGTTCCAgaagttaaaagaaaacaaacacaagacatcttacaatatattacagtatCTGCAGCTAAGTTATTAAATGCTTGCTATAATTTATACACAAGTGTACTTGGATATTAAACTAATGGTTACATTGCATGCATAAATtccaaagaaaaaataacaatgcaacaaatTATCTTTGTGTAAACCATAACGGAATTAGACAGAATTAACTTAATTGGAGAACCCAGTTAATTTTATTATCTGATCCTTTCGAATTAACACTAGAAAAGTCAATTTCAGTCATCAGTGAAAGACTGTTAAATTGCTCCTGCTTACAAAGTCATTAGGACAAGTCTTTTTGCTTCTAAAGTTTATATACATTGTAAAAGGAACTTTAAACCCCTTTCTCAGTTTTTGTATTTACTATGAACAGCACAGTtacacattattttagttttaaacgcTGACTGAGTTACATGACAAATAATTTAGCAGGGGATTTGAAAGTATGCACTCCCACAGAGGCTCCACTATATTCTGGCTGACCTAGCGGTCTGTGAGCATTTCCATGGGCTATGTTCTGTGCCATCTGAACCCAGTGTTGCtgctgtaaatatacagtatgtatcctGCAAGCATGAAATCTATCATTGCATTTGTTTACAGCTGTGACATATAAAACTCCCTCTGGAAATTGCTTTACATCCATCCATAAAAGAGCTGTCAGTTACTGATTTGAGACTTTCCTTAATGTCGATTATAGAGATACATTTAAGTCAGAAACAATAACATCACTTGCAGAATAAAACCAAGCAAGTAAAATAATCCCCCCGatcaagatatctttaaatctcTGAATGTGCAGCAGCATCTGGAAAGCATCAAGGCTTAGTAACTATACATTACTGTGCCTAGTCTGTAAAACTGGATTCAACTGCATGCCCAATGGATATGAGATGTCACATCTCACAGCTTTAACCCTTGataaagaaaacacagcaactgCCTGTACATCAACGATATTCCTGTTCTGTGTTCAGAGACCACAGGCACCAAAGACGCATGACAGCAGcgtgacattttacattttcattaaatctCAGCTATTCAAAACAGACATACTGCATTACTCAGAAATGAATCCCAGTCTATAGCATCATATTCACGTTTATTTTGTACATGCTGTCCAAATTAGCAAAACCCAATAAGTCTTCGGACATCATGATACACAGGAATGGCTAGTTCTTTTGCCTTTTCTGCCCCCTGGCTTAAGACCTCTTTCAGGTATCCTGGGTCAGCCCGGAGTCTCTCAATCTCTTCTCGGATTGGTGAAAATGTCTGTATGACTGCGTCAGCCACCACTTGTTTGTACTGGGCAGTGTCCAGTCCTTTGCTTTGGTGAACCACTTCATCCACAGTCACCCCTGAGACACCGGCATGGATGGCAACCATGTTGGAGACCCCTGGGCGTCTATCCGGGTCAAAGGTCACTTCAGAAGTGAAGTCTGTCATTGCCTTGCGGAATTTTAGTATGACATCATCTGGAGTGTCAGTAATGTTGACAGAGGCCATTTTCTGAGGATCTGACTTTGACATTTTGGCAGTGGGATCCCTCAAGGATTTTATCTTCCTTGTTTCACCTGCgtttacaaaagaaagaaaaaaataactctcAACCAGGGGGTTTTCTCCATTTTTCACAAAAGAGAAAACAGCCTTTTGGCAGAAACATACAAAATCATTGGTTAAAATACTTGCAGCAGAACATATTGTACTGGAAACCTGTGGGTTAGTTAAACATCATTTTACAGATTCTGTAACTAGTCAACAATATGGCTCATTGCCTGTGAGCTTGTTTACCCTGTGGTGTCAGGTTTTCACTGTCAAAAGAAAGtttaagataatatatatatatatatatatatatatatatatatatatatatatatatatatatatatatatatatatatatatatattatatcttatttaaaaatctttatttttgggaaaacaaacaaaaaaaaagggaatttatagggaatttataaattataatcaATTTGGATTTAAAACATagtttggatttttatttttttttgtgttggttaaCTGCAACCATATGcttaaatgttgaaaaataaaataaaaaatattcaaatttaaCCTGTTACACATTTTGCACCTCTATCAGGTTTTATAATCATTTTCTTTGACAGAAATGACCAGGTtagaatttgttatttattacttcatttaaaatacaagtcagtAAGTGCAGGACCTAATCAGGTTGGATGAAACTAGTCAGTATTCTAGTTTTTGTCACATGTACAAACTACTGTTTCtacctgtgtttctttttttcaaaaaacatattCTGAATACATTCTAGATATATTTTGAATACATATCTAGatagattattatatataatatatatatatatatatatatcatattatattatatatatatattattatatatatatatattctgaatacATGCTTAGATAGATTATAGCACATCTAGCACATTATTATAAGTAATAACCcagtaagttatttaaaaaaaaaaaaattgtgtggaGTTGGCCACCAGCCTAGCAAATTTCCTTTGAGGCCAACTGTCAGTACATCAGCACAACACatgttacaaaattaatttattctCATGCCAACATTGTAACACAGCCTTAAAGAGCCAGTACCACATCTTCATTAATTATAACAATTCCTGTGAGAAGTATTTGACttcaattgtgtttttatattcatGGTTCATTTCAAGTACCGTTCACTACTTTTTTCAACAAGACAGTCTTGCAACATCCCTTTATCTAGAGTACAGCTTTGCAGAACTTCAATTGAGTTATTTGTGTGTTCACACTTGCAGCAACTATCAAAACAATTAATAGGCTTTAAGCTATGATTAGTATTTTTAATGTACCAACTGACATTTGGCATTAATTAACATTTCCATTCAATACTTAAGCcaaggggacactagtctacatgttgctagaacaTGTAGAATGGAAGCTGTTGCttctatattgtttttgttgcttCAAATTTCAGGGGACATTATTCTGCAGGATGTAGAAACTGTAGCTAAAATGTGGATGGACAAGAAAAAAGACAATACACAGATGATATTCCTATCAAAAAGTGTATTGGTGTTTTTTTAGTGTCAACGTTATTTATCAGCATTCATTTTttcaatataacaaaataaactaatataataaaataaactattcttAAGTATGTATATTTAAGTTTAACATGAACGTTCTAATGCTTCAGCATCGGTACCAGAccgtgtcctttttttttttttttttttgtaatttctaatattagactataatgccaacacaacattatgtttaaaatggtTCATAagagtaaatcatttttttcaaggAATATAACAATAATTTTGTCGACTTTCATGCCGCTCCATTACATCTTGTGGCATTAACTGACAAAATGATCATTAACTACCAGGAATGGACTGATTAACACTTAACCTACTTGCCTATACaacctataaaaaataaataaataaataaatcaccctgAAAAAACTGATATGGAGAATCTCCCTCACAATATCCCACACTGGCTCTGCATTCATTTTCTCTgccatttttttccccagcaatGAAGCCAGTCACAAGACTTCTTACATATCTTCCAGTGGCTGATTTATTCTATGATGTAATGTTGCTTGTACAAAATCAACAGTTCTTTTATTCAGTTTCTTGCAACAAAGTTTCCTGCACATCACTTTCTACAAAAAGAGAAtccctttctacatttttctagcaacatgtagacttGGCTTTACAGTAATCTAACATTTTCCAGTGCTGAACAatctaaatacatttctaaataaatatctGCAACGATTAAATTGAAAAGGTTACTATCCTCCACAGACAAGATGTCAGTATTGCGGTTAccggttcattttatttttatttttttatcagcagGTCCATTTTGACCTCTGCATCGTCTATTCCCTTACAGCtgcagcacggctctctcatctacTTCTGAAAACTGTTGGACTGGCTGCAGGATGTGTGCTGGCAGCTGCTTTGTGATGTCATGCATCTAGCCTTAAACAAcagtaacattgtttttttgttttgttttttttgacggACGATAATACAACACTAacggctggttttacagaccacAACTACCACAAATCCTGGACTGCCTAATGGCACCTTAGGTAAGGTAGCCAAATATCActgctaatcagagtctgtgaaaccagccataaggTTAACTTTTGGTGCTACTTTTAGTTCTCTGGATTGACCAAGGCTAATTCCTAAGGATTTGACTTTGCAGTATACTTGCCtttaaaatacacagtaaaagagaatagtatattaaaataacttaCTCAAAAGTGGTTTAGGAACTGGAAAGAAGTCTCCATACTTGTAGTTAAATATGCGAGCTGTGTCCTGAGCCAGCTCCAAATGCTGGACCTGATCTTCTCCAACTGGCACATGAGTGGAccttttacaacaacaaaacaaagcaacaatCAGAAAGGGATTTTTTTCAGCTCTAACTTGTTAATaggactgattttttttaaatacaatatatattatggTAAACATTACATAAGTGAACTGGTAGTATTCCATTGTTAATACTGCTCTCAAGTGCAGTTCATTAAAGTCTTTTACCTACTTCTGCACTTCCACTTTGTTTGCATATAATACCACTCATACCTTGGGTTTACACCATATTGTACTggaataaataaaggttttatgACAATTCAGTAGCTTGGGAGTAGCCAGTAATGACGTTGGCAGAGATCGCCATACACAAGCACTAAACTTCCAAactttacagaataaaaacattGCTGGGCTgtacaatcaaaacacaaatataaatgatCTTACTTGTATAGAAGTATATCAGCAGACTGCAGTACTGGGTAGGTCAATAATCCCACACtgccttcattttttttcccactcttcATCTGAGAAAAAATAATGACACGGCAGATAAGCAAGTAAAAATAATGAACAGCGGGTTGCATCACATTACACATCTGCCTTCCCAAATGGGAGGTTTTCACGGAAAAGGCAGCTGTGGATGACACCAACATGTTGAAAAATAGGGTGGTGGGACTCTAAATTCTTCCTTGTACAGTTCTGCTAGATCCCACTAGAGGCGCTCTTTCCACCAAGGAACAGTGAGCTTTTCCAGTATCTTTTTACTGAAGAGAGTCAGTAAATGCATAATTAACAATAGTTACCTTCCATTGAGGTAAATGTCTAAGGCGAGGCATGCTTGTGAAGCAGCCAAGGATCCAGCCCAGCTCAGTGTGTTCTGATACCTAAAGTACAGTGgcacaaaaaaccaaacaaaaataaataaacatgagtTACTGCAACAAAATATCAAAATTCTTGTAAGGGAGACCTATTTTGTATAAATGGCCTTTACGATTTAGTTTGTATAAGACTGTTCAAAGAATCTTATTCAGAACTAAAAATGCAGGTGTTTGTAATAAGAGTCTATTTTTCATAAGtcaataaatacaaagaaaaaaaagtaggttTATAAATTTTTTTCAAACCTCTATATACACAGAAAACTCATTATCACGTCATTTAAAGAATGCCTTCATAAAATATAGCATATAAAAAGAGAGACAAAACAAAGGGAAGTACCGcgccgtttattttaaattgatcaaaaatgactgcggcccttaaacgagggcctttattaataatactatgctttacaaacgctgcaatatttttcTACATGATTTAAGCCACTTTAGAAGCAGTTCGTGAGGGActctgatctgcagcactatacgattgtgtgtttttggggcttgaatgtagtacatttactgacagttaccgagagcctattaggtgggagttatGAGGTCaaggagtactgtaccagcgaatcagcagtgtgtattggttgttaaggggcgggacaatgttGGTGTCGCAGTTCAGTTCAAGAATGTgtcgtagatgtttttctgcagcaaacattacctcagaatatcagcttgatttctgtaaaaactcaatatatcctgctattttttttttctcactgtaacttgcttgtttgtaatctCTCTGCAAGATTAACTGAAACAATCTTATCACAGATAGTAAACACACCGTTTTTATTTGTaggggattgagtacgggaattacaatttaactgaaaacaaaataaaaccagaagGACCGCTattctgtatgtagtttatcttgcattttctttcagaactgtactacgataaaataaaatgtgcatactatgtgtgtgtacattagtttgtaatttatttgcTATACTGAGGCTCTCGTCTCTTCGGggcattacatgtacatagtcagtgttgcacgtttatttgtgtgtgtgtgtgtttttttttttagtaggtggagaaaaaaaaaaaataccttaatgtttctttattgatagcggcgtttattataaagctgatatatgactggcgtcaatacgagggcgtctttaatacgagggcggcgccaaattgaagtaatgcgGTAGTTTAGTttcagtcacagcctattcatcAAATATTACACCCAGATTTTTCCAGAACCCTAATGTAAATTTAAGGCAACAATAACAAGTAAACAAGTGTTAAAACTGGTCCGGCTGCATGCAAttatcaattttattttgttttgatattttcagtaagtgcaaataaacattatttaatctTGGCAccatttgtataatttattttaccacaaaagcctgtttcatatttattaaaaaacattaaatatatggGGCCAGATTTATTACGGTATTTCCACTAAAAagcaatttgcatttttatttttatttttataaaagtaaagaaaaaacttAATTACATAACTGGTAATAAACATTGTAAGGActtttttagttatttgttttgtaagattaccaatgttattttaattaaacagatgtCTCACATTGATAAATCAAACCCACTGTATTTAACATTGAcgattttcctttaaaaaaaaaaaaaagtataaccttTTGACAGATTTAGTAGGTAATACAGGACAGCTCCTCCATTTAAAGTTAGAAAaccaaatactgtacatgtcacTATGAAACATGAGGCACAGCGTCAATATTAGGTAATACTTTGAACCGTTACAGTATTTTTCAAGACCAGGATTTCTTCTTTATTTCATATTAGCAGTCCATGGTGTTGATTTGTTATCTCAGCTCACAGGTTGAAACTAGAGGTATTTAAATTGTGCCTATTTTTTGTCTACAGTGAATCGAGGCTGCCAAATATTTGGAAGCTATACAGAGCTGTGttattttgatgcatttttttaaaagtaaatattgtATCCAGTTCCACAGTGCCATCATACTGTGCAGTAGATATGCCATCTGGTACAGTTTCTGCATATTCAGCCAATACAGAAACTGGAGTTAGCCAGTGTTAACCGAgtggtttttttttatgataaatttGGCCCACTTGTGATCTAACTGCTATCTGTGCCAAATCCAGAAATGTAAGCATTCGATTGATgcatactgtaataacaatagaaaaataacattttcatgcCATCTGAAATCCAGACAGATCTCTTCATTACAGCTGGCAATTAGgagaaacacatacagtaaaaatGTGGTTTCCTGAAGATTCATGTTCTAATGAGTGTGGAGAGTTCCTCATTTACAACCAATAAGTCATCTCCCTCTCCACGACCGCCTTCAGCTGCAATGATCTCTTAAGTCAATTGACTTCATCCAGTTACTATGTTTCAATGAAGTAAAGTGCTTTCTTTGGGTACactttgtatttttacatatggAATGCACTTCGGTTTGCTTTCAATCAGAGGTCCCCAACAGTGCCAAGATATGCGTCATgaagttaacaaaaaaataaaaccccagaCATCTCCATTCCAGGAACCAGCAACCCTACCAGACTATGATATTCATAACACAAACAATTAGCTTGTATTGAAATggttttaaataagaactgcTTACAGGCATATGATATTACTCAATTTGGGATGGaacatgtgtgtttttgtaattcatatttttaatactgtttttttagcatttgtattacaataatttatttcacCTACTGTAGTTCGCCCTTTTCTATTATAGCTATCAAATGTTCAGTATTCACTCCaaaaatacaacacattgtaCACAGTTTGTGTGTGAAGAGAAGTGCATCAGCTGACATGAATATTTCAATACAAGGaacaatgaaagtgtcattcatatcattTCTTGACACGGTGATGGGACAGTAGAAAGAAATTGTCAGTGGATCAGCTAGAGTAACCACTTGCTCTGACCTGAGATTGCTGAAACAAGATGGATCTCTCTGGGTCAATCCCACAGGCGAGGAGGCTGGCTGTCATGTCCAATATGTTCTGTCTCAGAGCTGCAGGATCTTGAGGTAGTGTGATGGAGTGCAGGTCCACGATGCTGTACAGGACACAGCTATATTGCTCCTGAAGGGTGACCCAACTCTTGATAGCTCCCAGGTAATTCCCCAGGTGTGGAATCCCTGTAGGCTGGATCCCGGAGAAAACACGACTGCCAGCG
The Polyodon spathula isolate WHYD16114869_AA chromosome 9, ASM1765450v1, whole genome shotgun sequence genome window above contains:
- the LOC121320743 gene encoding tryptophan--tRNA ligase, mitochondrial-like isoform X2, with amino-acid sequence MALHMYNVRRIRGVIQNLKAAKRTFGTGPEPEKQEKRIAGSRVFSGIQPTGIPHLGNYLGAIKSWVTLQEQYSCVLYSIVDLHSITLPQDPAALRQNILDMTASLLACGIDPERSILFQQSQVSEHTELGWILGCFTSMPRLRHLPQWKMKSGKKNEGSVGLLTYPVLQSADILLYKSTHVPVGEDQVQHLELAQDTARIFNYKYGDFFPVPKPLLSETRKIKSLRDPTAKMSKSDPQKMASVNITDTPDDVILKFRKAMTDFTSEVTFDPDRRPGVSNMVAIHAGVSGVTVDEVVHQSKGLDTAQYKQVVADAVIQTFSPIREEIERLRADPGYLKEVLSQGAEKAKELAIPVYHDVRRLIGFC
- the LOC121320743 gene encoding tryptophan--tRNA ligase, mitochondrial-like isoform X1 produces the protein MALHMYNVRRIRGVIQNLKAAKRTFGTGPEPEKQEKRVMDLEETFHIAGSRVFSGIQPTGIPHLGNYLGAIKSWVTLQEQYSCVLYSIVDLHSITLPQDPAALRQNILDMTASLLACGIDPERSILFQQSQVSEHTELGWILGCFTSMPRLRHLPQWKMKSGKKNEGSVGLLTYPVLQSADILLYKSTHVPVGEDQVQHLELAQDTARIFNYKYGDFFPVPKPLLSETRKIKSLRDPTAKMSKSDPQKMASVNITDTPDDVILKFRKAMTDFTSEVTFDPDRRPGVSNMVAIHAGVSGVTVDEVVHQSKGLDTAQYKQVVADAVIQTFSPIREEIERLRADPGYLKEVLSQGAEKAKELAIPVYHDVRRLIGFC